A region from the Salvelinus sp. IW2-2015 linkage group LG19, ASM291031v2, whole genome shotgun sequence genome encodes:
- the LOC111979422 gene encoding uncharacterized protein isoform X4 — protein sequence MPGMVMPPFLPHPYMEVPGYVLPHSQLHPAEYRQYQFPPAAMAYQNNSRMSRTFYHNATPIEMVNSEVQTEPPPEVVKDGSPLARPLARSDFGRGTNSTTPSSLSSKAEKQSCTEEPNSPIASKTGFQGMVRSQGTGKDTPAGKKTIHSRSISIEWMTQNGLMAPEDVAQELSEKVSDDHPNQSQMSFYSQVPNKLNESVWSVQSLAPYVPSKELLMENGIVVTEKEADPPNIIQDLTASQVIVITERRRSLRFSLTLENVKEAEKMADANTSSCQESFHYSQIQQKANASFWSVQSLAPYVPSTEWLIQNGLLDHEASTAKESDANVSRGHTASQLLAITERTQRLSLSSVDTLPPYVPFSCLPADMGKMYYRKHQVGTAEHKQVFSTPMDKFIPSKRLNAEALPSIKRQLKLSHNLHMELVGKANVYGSPTSQSAMIPSVEGSLNSTQGSVKPKAQRSPNQKALEVTEPRVLSPPCAPDDPETYSSKCLAGDKAPGCSCTGRCNQEMEAEVMEPAKQTGPIVPSRQDCEQIADVRMPTAPSSNGHFKTCGLMCSKLQERNCYCEAPKPNGVSFRKRPTGRLNKGNVAKMAADLIKPQAQQRFIPQNQRRQMDSRRANKAMPDHVTCDNGYGLNNSKKWGRWQNRPQEHRLTHQTSLLDSRTPRGMVTKTPGLGIMADLEQMEETQSID from the exons ATGCCGGGAATGGTTATGCCACCTTTCCTTCCCCACCCATACATGGAGGTTCCAGGTTATGTTCTTCCTCATTCCCAGCTGCACCCTGCAGAATACAGACAATACCAATTCCCTCCTGCTGCCATGGcctaccagaacaacagcaggatGTCCAGAACATTTTACCACAACGCCACACCCATAGAGATGGTCAACTCTGAAGTGCAGACTGAACCACCACCTGAAGTGGTGAAGGATGGTTCCCCCTTGGCTAGACCACTGGCTAGGTCAGACTTTGGAAGAGGCACCAACTCTACCACCCCCTCATCTCTAAGCTCCAAAGCAGAGAAACAGAGCTGCACAGAAGAACCTAATTCCCCCATTGCCTCCAAAACTGGATTCCAGGGGATGGTGAGGAGCCAGGGTACTGGCAAAGACACACCTGCAGGAAAAAAGACCATCCACTCACGTAGCATCTCTATAGAGTGGATGACACAGAATGGACTGATGGCGCCAGAAGATGTGGCACAAGAGTTGTCTGAAAAAGTGTCAGATGATCATCCTAATCAAAGCCAGATGTCATTTTATAGTCAGGTACCGAACAAGTTGAATGAGTCCGTATGGTCAGTGCAGTCTTTGGCCCCGTATGTCCCCTCCAAAGAGTTGCTTATGGAGAACGGCATTGTGGTGACTGAGAAAGAAGCAGATCCTCCCAACATCATTCAAGACCTCACAGCCAGTCAGGTCATAGTtataacagagaggaggagaagtctAAGGTTTTCGCTGACTTTAGAAAATGTGAAAGAGGCTGAGAAAATGGCTGATGCGAATACTTCTTCATGCCAAGAGTCCTTCCATTATAGCCAAATACAGCAAAAGGCTAATGCGTCTTTTTGGTCAGTGCAGTCTTTGGCGCCGTATGTCCCCTCCACAGAGTGGCTGATACAGAATGGGCTTTTGGATCATGAAGCGTCAACTGCGAAAGAATCAGATGCGAATGTCAGTCGAGGCCACACAGCTAGTCAGCTGTTGGCTATAACCGAGAGAACTCAAAGGTTGTCCCTGTCATCGGTAGACACACTTCCCCCTTATGTTCCCTTTTCTTGTTTGCCTGCCGACATGGGAAAAATGTACTACAGAAAGCATCAAGTAGGCACTGCAGAGCATAAGCAAGTTTTCAGCACGCCAATGGATAAATTCATCCCATCAAAGAGGCTGAACGCTGAAGCTCTTCCCAGTATTAAAAGGCAGCTCAAACTTAGCCACAACCTACACATGGAGCTTGTGGGAAAAGCCAATGTGTATGGTTCTCCTACAAGCCAAAGTGCAATGATCCCAAGTGTTGAAGGATCATTGAATAGCACTCAAGGGTCAGTGAAACCCAAGGCTCAACGTAGCCCAAATCAGAAGGCTCTGGAAGTTACAGAGCCCAGGGTCCTGAGTCCTCCCTGCGCTCCAGATGACCCTGAAACATATTCCTCCAAATGCCTAGCAGGAGACAAAGCGCCTGGCTGCAGTTGTACGGGTCgctgcaaccaggaaatggaggcaGAGGTGATGGAACCTGCCAAACAGACTGGGCCTATTGTACCCAGTCGACAGGACTGCGAGCAGATTGCGGATGTTAGGATGCCAACGGCTCCCTCATCAAACGGACACTTTAAGACGTGTGGTCTGATGTGTTCAAAGCTACAGGAGAGGAACTGCTACTGTGAGGCGCCGAAGCCAAACGGAGTGAGTTTCAGGAAGCGCCCCACAGGCAGACTGAATAAGGGAAATGTGGCCAAGATGGCCGCCGATCTCATCAAGCCTCAGGCGCAGCAGCGTTTCATTCCACAGAATCAGAGAAGACAGATGG ATTCCAGGAGAGCAAACAAGGCCATGCCTGATCATGTAACTTGTGATAATGGATATGGGCTGAACAACTCAAAGAAATGGGGACGATGGCAAAATAGACCACAgg AGCACAGACTAACCCATCAAACAAGCCTTTTGGACAGCAGAACACCCAGAGGAATGGTGACGAAGACCCCTGGACTGGGTATTATGGCAGATCTG GAGCAAATGGAAGAAACCCAAAGTATTGACTGA
- the LOC111979422 gene encoding uncharacterized protein isoform X2 — protein MPGMVMPPFLPHPYMEVPGYVLPHSQLHPAEYRQYQFPPAAMAYQNNSRMSRTFYHNATPIEMVNSEVQTEPPPEVVKDGSPLARPLARSDFGRGTNSTTPSSLSSKAEKQSCTEEPNSPIASKTGFQGMVRSQGTGKDTPAGKKTIHSRSISIEWMTQNGLMAPEDVAQELSEKVSDDHPNQSQMSFYSQVPNKLNESVWSVQSLAPYVPSKELLMENGIVVTEKEADPPNIIQDLTASQVIVITERRRSLRFSLTLENVKEAEKMADANTSSCQESFHYSQIQQKANASFWSVQSLAPYVPSTEWLIQNGLLDHEASTAKESDANVSRGHTASQLLAITERTQRLSLSSVDTLPPYVPFSCLPADMGKMYYRKHQVGTAEHKQVFSTPMDKFIPSKRLNAEALPSIKRQLKLSHNLHMELVGKANVYGSPTSQSAMIPSVEGSLNSTQGSVKPKAQRSPNQKALEVTEPRVLSPPCAPDDPETYSSKCLAGDKAPGCSCTGRCNQEMEAEVMEPAKQTGPIVPSRQDCEQIADVRMPTAPSSNGHFKTCGLMCSKLQERNCYCEAPKPNGVSFRKRPTGRLNKGNVAKMAADLIKPQAQQRFIPQNQRRQMDSRRANKAMPDHVTCDNGYGLNNSKKWGRWQNRPQEHRLTHQTSLLDSRTPRGMVTKTPGLGIMADLVKQEEQMEETQSID, from the exons ATGCCGGGAATGGTTATGCCACCTTTCCTTCCCCACCCATACATGGAGGTTCCAGGTTATGTTCTTCCTCATTCCCAGCTGCACCCTGCAGAATACAGACAATACCAATTCCCTCCTGCTGCCATGGcctaccagaacaacagcaggatGTCCAGAACATTTTACCACAACGCCACACCCATAGAGATGGTCAACTCTGAAGTGCAGACTGAACCACCACCTGAAGTGGTGAAGGATGGTTCCCCCTTGGCTAGACCACTGGCTAGGTCAGACTTTGGAAGAGGCACCAACTCTACCACCCCCTCATCTCTAAGCTCCAAAGCAGAGAAACAGAGCTGCACAGAAGAACCTAATTCCCCCATTGCCTCCAAAACTGGATTCCAGGGGATGGTGAGGAGCCAGGGTACTGGCAAAGACACACCTGCAGGAAAAAAGACCATCCACTCACGTAGCATCTCTATAGAGTGGATGACACAGAATGGACTGATGGCGCCAGAAGATGTGGCACAAGAGTTGTCTGAAAAAGTGTCAGATGATCATCCTAATCAAAGCCAGATGTCATTTTATAGTCAGGTACCGAACAAGTTGAATGAGTCCGTATGGTCAGTGCAGTCTTTGGCCCCGTATGTCCCCTCCAAAGAGTTGCTTATGGAGAACGGCATTGTGGTGACTGAGAAAGAAGCAGATCCTCCCAACATCATTCAAGACCTCACAGCCAGTCAGGTCATAGTtataacagagaggaggagaagtctAAGGTTTTCGCTGACTTTAGAAAATGTGAAAGAGGCTGAGAAAATGGCTGATGCGAATACTTCTTCATGCCAAGAGTCCTTCCATTATAGCCAAATACAGCAAAAGGCTAATGCGTCTTTTTGGTCAGTGCAGTCTTTGGCGCCGTATGTCCCCTCCACAGAGTGGCTGATACAGAATGGGCTTTTGGATCATGAAGCGTCAACTGCGAAAGAATCAGATGCGAATGTCAGTCGAGGCCACACAGCTAGTCAGCTGTTGGCTATAACCGAGAGAACTCAAAGGTTGTCCCTGTCATCGGTAGACACACTTCCCCCTTATGTTCCCTTTTCTTGTTTGCCTGCCGACATGGGAAAAATGTACTACAGAAAGCATCAAGTAGGCACTGCAGAGCATAAGCAAGTTTTCAGCACGCCAATGGATAAATTCATCCCATCAAAGAGGCTGAACGCTGAAGCTCTTCCCAGTATTAAAAGGCAGCTCAAACTTAGCCACAACCTACACATGGAGCTTGTGGGAAAAGCCAATGTGTATGGTTCTCCTACAAGCCAAAGTGCAATGATCCCAAGTGTTGAAGGATCATTGAATAGCACTCAAGGGTCAGTGAAACCCAAGGCTCAACGTAGCCCAAATCAGAAGGCTCTGGAAGTTACAGAGCCCAGGGTCCTGAGTCCTCCCTGCGCTCCAGATGACCCTGAAACATATTCCTCCAAATGCCTAGCAGGAGACAAAGCGCCTGGCTGCAGTTGTACGGGTCgctgcaaccaggaaatggaggcaGAGGTGATGGAACCTGCCAAACAGACTGGGCCTATTGTACCCAGTCGACAGGACTGCGAGCAGATTGCGGATGTTAGGATGCCAACGGCTCCCTCATCAAACGGACACTTTAAGACGTGTGGTCTGATGTGTTCAAAGCTACAGGAGAGGAACTGCTACTGTGAGGCGCCGAAGCCAAACGGAGTGAGTTTCAGGAAGCGCCCCACAGGCAGACTGAATAAGGGAAATGTGGCCAAGATGGCCGCCGATCTCATCAAGCCTCAGGCGCAGCAGCGTTTCATTCCACAGAATCAGAGAAGACAGATGG ATTCCAGGAGAGCAAACAAGGCCATGCCTGATCATGTAACTTGTGATAATGGATATGGGCTGAACAACTCAAAGAAATGGGGACGATGGCAAAATAGACCACAgg AGCACAGACTAACCCATCAAACAAGCCTTTTGGACAGCAGAACACCCAGAGGAATGGTGACGAAGACCCCTGGACTGGGTATTATGGCAGATCTGGTAAAACAAGAG GAGCAAATGGAAGAAACCCAAAGTATTGACTGA
- the LOC111979422 gene encoding uncharacterized protein isoform X3: protein MPGMVMPPFLPHPYMEVPGYVLPHSQLHPAEYRQYQFPPAAMAYQNNSRMSRTFYHNATPIEMVNSEVQTEPPPEVVKDGSPLARPLARSDFGRGTNSTTPSSLSSKAEKQSCTEEPNSPIASKTGFQGMVRSQGTGKDTPAGKKTIHSRSISIEWMTQNGLMAPEDVAQELSEKVSDDHPNQSQMSFYSQVPNKLNESVWSVQSLAPYVPSKELLMENGIVVTEKEADPPNIIQDLTASQVIVITERRRSLRFSLTLENVKEAEKMADANTSSCQESFHYSQIQQKANASFWSVQSLAPYVPSTEWLIQNGLLDHEASTAKESDANVSRGHTASQLLAITERTQRLSLSSVDTLPPYVPFSCLPADMGKMYYRKHQVGTAEHKQVFSTPMDKFIPSKRLNAEALPSIKRQLKLSHNLHMELVGKANVYGSPTSQSAMIPSVEGSLNSTQGSVKPKAQRSPNQKALEVTEPRVLSPPCAPDDPETYSSKCLAGDKAPGCSCTGRCNQEMEAEVMEPAKQTGPIVPSRQDCEQIADVRMPTAPSSNGHFKTCGLMCSKLQERNCYCEAPKPNGVSFRKRPTGRLNKGNVAKMAADLIKPQAQQRFIPQNQRRQMDSRRANKAMPDHVTCDNGYGLNNSKKWGRWQNRPQDRAQTNPSNKPFGQQNTQRNGDEDPWTGYYGRSGANGRNPKY from the exons ATGCCGGGAATGGTTATGCCACCTTTCCTTCCCCACCCATACATGGAGGTTCCAGGTTATGTTCTTCCTCATTCCCAGCTGCACCCTGCAGAATACAGACAATACCAATTCCCTCCTGCTGCCATGGcctaccagaacaacagcaggatGTCCAGAACATTTTACCACAACGCCACACCCATAGAGATGGTCAACTCTGAAGTGCAGACTGAACCACCACCTGAAGTGGTGAAGGATGGTTCCCCCTTGGCTAGACCACTGGCTAGGTCAGACTTTGGAAGAGGCACCAACTCTACCACCCCCTCATCTCTAAGCTCCAAAGCAGAGAAACAGAGCTGCACAGAAGAACCTAATTCCCCCATTGCCTCCAAAACTGGATTCCAGGGGATGGTGAGGAGCCAGGGTACTGGCAAAGACACACCTGCAGGAAAAAAGACCATCCACTCACGTAGCATCTCTATAGAGTGGATGACACAGAATGGACTGATGGCGCCAGAAGATGTGGCACAAGAGTTGTCTGAAAAAGTGTCAGATGATCATCCTAATCAAAGCCAGATGTCATTTTATAGTCAGGTACCGAACAAGTTGAATGAGTCCGTATGGTCAGTGCAGTCTTTGGCCCCGTATGTCCCCTCCAAAGAGTTGCTTATGGAGAACGGCATTGTGGTGACTGAGAAAGAAGCAGATCCTCCCAACATCATTCAAGACCTCACAGCCAGTCAGGTCATAGTtataacagagaggaggagaagtctAAGGTTTTCGCTGACTTTAGAAAATGTGAAAGAGGCTGAGAAAATGGCTGATGCGAATACTTCTTCATGCCAAGAGTCCTTCCATTATAGCCAAATACAGCAAAAGGCTAATGCGTCTTTTTGGTCAGTGCAGTCTTTGGCGCCGTATGTCCCCTCCACAGAGTGGCTGATACAGAATGGGCTTTTGGATCATGAAGCGTCAACTGCGAAAGAATCAGATGCGAATGTCAGTCGAGGCCACACAGCTAGTCAGCTGTTGGCTATAACCGAGAGAACTCAAAGGTTGTCCCTGTCATCGGTAGACACACTTCCCCCTTATGTTCCCTTTTCTTGTTTGCCTGCCGACATGGGAAAAATGTACTACAGAAAGCATCAAGTAGGCACTGCAGAGCATAAGCAAGTTTTCAGCACGCCAATGGATAAATTCATCCCATCAAAGAGGCTGAACGCTGAAGCTCTTCCCAGTATTAAAAGGCAGCTCAAACTTAGCCACAACCTACACATGGAGCTTGTGGGAAAAGCCAATGTGTATGGTTCTCCTACAAGCCAAAGTGCAATGATCCCAAGTGTTGAAGGATCATTGAATAGCACTCAAGGGTCAGTGAAACCCAAGGCTCAACGTAGCCCAAATCAGAAGGCTCTGGAAGTTACAGAGCCCAGGGTCCTGAGTCCTCCCTGCGCTCCAGATGACCCTGAAACATATTCCTCCAAATGCCTAGCAGGAGACAAAGCGCCTGGCTGCAGTTGTACGGGTCgctgcaaccaggaaatggaggcaGAGGTGATGGAACCTGCCAAACAGACTGGGCCTATTGTACCCAGTCGACAGGACTGCGAGCAGATTGCGGATGTTAGGATGCCAACGGCTCCCTCATCAAACGGACACTTTAAGACGTGTGGTCTGATGTGTTCAAAGCTACAGGAGAGGAACTGCTACTGTGAGGCGCCGAAGCCAAACGGAGTGAGTTTCAGGAAGCGCCCCACAGGCAGACTGAATAAGGGAAATGTGGCCAAGATGGCCGCCGATCTCATCAAGCCTCAGGCGCAGCAGCGTTTCATTCCACAGAATCAGAGAAGACAGATGG ATTCCAGGAGAGCAAACAAGGCCATGCCTGATCATGTAACTTGTGATAATGGATATGGGCTGAACAACTCAAAGAAATGGGGACGATGGCAAAATAGACCACAgg ACAGAGCACAGACTAACCCATCAAACAAGCCTTTTGGACAGCAGAACACCCAGAGGAATGGTGACGAAGACCCCTGGACTGGGTATTATGGCAGATCTG GAGCAAATGGAAGAAACCCAAAGTATTGA
- the LOC111979422 gene encoding uncharacterized protein isoform X1, with the protein MPGMVMPPFLPHPYMEVPGYVLPHSQLHPAEYRQYQFPPAAMAYQNNSRMSRTFYHNATPIEMVNSEVQTEPPPEVVKDGSPLARPLARSDFGRGTNSTTPSSLSSKAEKQSCTEEPNSPIASKTGFQGMVRSQGTGKDTPAGKKTIHSRSISIEWMTQNGLMAPEDVAQELSEKVSDDHPNQSQMSFYSQVPNKLNESVWSVQSLAPYVPSKELLMENGIVVTEKEADPPNIIQDLTASQVIVITERRRSLRFSLTLENVKEAEKMADANTSSCQESFHYSQIQQKANASFWSVQSLAPYVPSTEWLIQNGLLDHEASTAKESDANVSRGHTASQLLAITERTQRLSLSSVDTLPPYVPFSCLPADMGKMYYRKHQVGTAEHKQVFSTPMDKFIPSKRLNAEALPSIKRQLKLSHNLHMELVGKANVYGSPTSQSAMIPSVEGSLNSTQGSVKPKAQRSPNQKALEVTEPRVLSPPCAPDDPETYSSKCLAGDKAPGCSCTGRCNQEMEAEVMEPAKQTGPIVPSRQDCEQIADVRMPTAPSSNGHFKTCGLMCSKLQERNCYCEAPKPNGVSFRKRPTGRLNKGNVAKMAADLIKPQAQQRFIPQNQRRQMDSRRANKAMPDHVTCDNGYGLNNSKKWGRWQNRPQDRAQTNPSNKPFGQQNTQRNGDEDPWTGYYGRSGKTRGANGRNPKY; encoded by the exons ATGCCGGGAATGGTTATGCCACCTTTCCTTCCCCACCCATACATGGAGGTTCCAGGTTATGTTCTTCCTCATTCCCAGCTGCACCCTGCAGAATACAGACAATACCAATTCCCTCCTGCTGCCATGGcctaccagaacaacagcaggatGTCCAGAACATTTTACCACAACGCCACACCCATAGAGATGGTCAACTCTGAAGTGCAGACTGAACCACCACCTGAAGTGGTGAAGGATGGTTCCCCCTTGGCTAGACCACTGGCTAGGTCAGACTTTGGAAGAGGCACCAACTCTACCACCCCCTCATCTCTAAGCTCCAAAGCAGAGAAACAGAGCTGCACAGAAGAACCTAATTCCCCCATTGCCTCCAAAACTGGATTCCAGGGGATGGTGAGGAGCCAGGGTACTGGCAAAGACACACCTGCAGGAAAAAAGACCATCCACTCACGTAGCATCTCTATAGAGTGGATGACACAGAATGGACTGATGGCGCCAGAAGATGTGGCACAAGAGTTGTCTGAAAAAGTGTCAGATGATCATCCTAATCAAAGCCAGATGTCATTTTATAGTCAGGTACCGAACAAGTTGAATGAGTCCGTATGGTCAGTGCAGTCTTTGGCCCCGTATGTCCCCTCCAAAGAGTTGCTTATGGAGAACGGCATTGTGGTGACTGAGAAAGAAGCAGATCCTCCCAACATCATTCAAGACCTCACAGCCAGTCAGGTCATAGTtataacagagaggaggagaagtctAAGGTTTTCGCTGACTTTAGAAAATGTGAAAGAGGCTGAGAAAATGGCTGATGCGAATACTTCTTCATGCCAAGAGTCCTTCCATTATAGCCAAATACAGCAAAAGGCTAATGCGTCTTTTTGGTCAGTGCAGTCTTTGGCGCCGTATGTCCCCTCCACAGAGTGGCTGATACAGAATGGGCTTTTGGATCATGAAGCGTCAACTGCGAAAGAATCAGATGCGAATGTCAGTCGAGGCCACACAGCTAGTCAGCTGTTGGCTATAACCGAGAGAACTCAAAGGTTGTCCCTGTCATCGGTAGACACACTTCCCCCTTATGTTCCCTTTTCTTGTTTGCCTGCCGACATGGGAAAAATGTACTACAGAAAGCATCAAGTAGGCACTGCAGAGCATAAGCAAGTTTTCAGCACGCCAATGGATAAATTCATCCCATCAAAGAGGCTGAACGCTGAAGCTCTTCCCAGTATTAAAAGGCAGCTCAAACTTAGCCACAACCTACACATGGAGCTTGTGGGAAAAGCCAATGTGTATGGTTCTCCTACAAGCCAAAGTGCAATGATCCCAAGTGTTGAAGGATCATTGAATAGCACTCAAGGGTCAGTGAAACCCAAGGCTCAACGTAGCCCAAATCAGAAGGCTCTGGAAGTTACAGAGCCCAGGGTCCTGAGTCCTCCCTGCGCTCCAGATGACCCTGAAACATATTCCTCCAAATGCCTAGCAGGAGACAAAGCGCCTGGCTGCAGTTGTACGGGTCgctgcaaccaggaaatggaggcaGAGGTGATGGAACCTGCCAAACAGACTGGGCCTATTGTACCCAGTCGACAGGACTGCGAGCAGATTGCGGATGTTAGGATGCCAACGGCTCCCTCATCAAACGGACACTTTAAGACGTGTGGTCTGATGTGTTCAAAGCTACAGGAGAGGAACTGCTACTGTGAGGCGCCGAAGCCAAACGGAGTGAGTTTCAGGAAGCGCCCCACAGGCAGACTGAATAAGGGAAATGTGGCCAAGATGGCCGCCGATCTCATCAAGCCTCAGGCGCAGCAGCGTTTCATTCCACAGAATCAGAGAAGACAGATGG ATTCCAGGAGAGCAAACAAGGCCATGCCTGATCATGTAACTTGTGATAATGGATATGGGCTGAACAACTCAAAGAAATGGGGACGATGGCAAAATAGACCACAgg ACAGAGCACAGACTAACCCATCAAACAAGCCTTTTGGACAGCAGAACACCCAGAGGAATGGTGACGAAGACCCCTGGACTGGGTATTATGGCAGATCTGGTAAAACAAGAG GAGCAAATGGAAGAAACCCAAAGTATTGA